The window TGAGAATTGTATTCTCtctttaataacatatatttatagagGCCATTTCCCATTCTAACAATTTTGAAATCTCTCCAATGCACAACAAGCCATCATGTTTTGTTATACATTGTTTGTTTTTGGGAATATTATTTACACCTATGAGTAGATGATGGCAATACATATTTCTATTTCAATGAATCAGAGTActccgaaaaaaaataaaacaaatttaaacaactcgtcaaattcattttttttttctactgtataTGGTGGTATTTTACTCAAAACCCAACTTCAGTAGCAGACTGGTAactctatttttcattttgaagatTCTGGTTTTATATCTCagtaaggttttaattttttaacaatatttatctcttaaaaacacaaaaaagtgttATTTGACTCTCTGTAAACTACAACTACGGCTACAAGCAGTAATTTTGCAGTTTATTACTTGGTAGTGAAgtgggaaaaataaatttaaacatagttaaatgctatttaatttattaaaacattttaaataacattaataataatagttataatcaCTGTATAATCTAGAAATAggattattttcgtttttaaaatcagattcttGAATAgggctgatatttttttcatgtataggTGGAGTATGTTTTTCATGTACATAATTTTGTCCTAAGAGCGGTAGGTGTTGTTCTGCCGATTGTAAAAATGATGATTCTGTTTTTTCATCTAATTCTGAGTTGATATCATTGGctgaatttagtttatttataatctcTTTGTATAAAGTTGGATGTGGATATACTTCATTTTGACGTTTTGTATTTTCGATTTGTGCCCTGTAACAAtagataaaaaagtttattagtattattatatatatttaaatatatttatttttaaataacactcaTGTCTTTGAGTATTAAGGGCGCTACTGCACATAAAATCCACCCAAAAATCACATATAAGGTTTCTAATCTACCTTATAGTTTGAAATGCATTCTTTAATATGATGGTTGTTTCACGTGAATCAGatgacatcaaaatatttttattaacttttttttcaattgcttGACGGGAATGTTTTTCTTCCATGTGGTCTGCTACTTTTTCACTATTATTGTTGTCATTccaatatatgtaatatattttttgtaatctgtgctatttttattatttattttgtaatgttattgcTGTAGAGTGCTATAAAAACCAATCTTTTAGGATTTGGCTAACTATAGTTTGTTAAAAGTGTAGTGGACAAAACTCAAAATCCCAATGACTCTTAATTTGGAGTGGATTGTTATTCCAAAAAGAACATTTGTGGGcataaataactaaaatgttgAGTGTATGAAGCTGTGAATAATCTTAATGTAGGTAATGTTGCTGAATGTGGAGTGATAAGTGAAAAGCAAGCTAAAGTTAGTCCCCAGGAAAAACATGTTGACTACAATGGAAAGATTGGATTCTGATAGGGTAAAACAaagtgacaaatatttttaaattcatgataaaataaaacaaagatttacatCAGCTAGGAAGAAGCTAGAAGATGAGCAAGGAGAAGACCCAAACAATCTTTCATATGCACCAGAGAATTATTAAAACAAGGTGAATAATAAATTCAGTCATTTTCCTTGTTttccaaaaatcaagttttttgttacttaaatcCGATTATCTCAGCTTCTATGGAGAGGTACATGTTTAGATTCTTTGACAGGTTTCTTGCTCTTAGATAAAATCCACCTGaatgcccccaattttctgtggacaTTCTACCCCCTTCTCCTGAAGGTTGCCAGTGCCCACAAGGAAGTgttatcacccactttgagaacgaatggtctaGACAGATAGTTGTaggaacttttttcttattttgatgtgAGAAGTCTATTCTCAAATTTTCTCTACAAACATCAGGTATAACTGtatataaattcaaacaaacCTCTAGGTTTTAACCAAAATTgcttttacttgtttatttgttgataattatttttagatataaaaattgtgttctttgagcaatatttttttttttctggttgaatttaatatttctaagttaATTTATCAAGTACCTTttagtaacaaattataatttttatcacaatcataatattacttaattattaaatttacctatATCCTAGCTGATCAGCCACATAGTGAACAATTCTCAAGTTACCATCAGGTTCTAAAAGACCATAACTTCCGACCACAGTTCCGTTACCATTTCGATGTTCATGTCTAAATTGAACATTGTTTGTGCTTGCATCTTCTACATCATACCCAAAAACATAACTACCAGGACCCTGTAAAAATCAAAGTGGAATTGCATTTAgattcaaattcaatttattttacatttaattttttcagatttattaattataattaattatcttgtaCAATTGGgttaaaattgaaactaaatcttttaatcataattactcaaaaaataagatattttccaACATGCAGTccagttttttagtaatttagaGTTATTACATGAGTTGACAAGTACTAAGTTCAGTCTGATTATATCTACTTGTAAAATCAAAGCAATggctttatttttaaagaattagaatAACTAAGATTGTTCTGAGAGGTACACTTATTGGACATTTACTAATCTATGTGACAGAATTTTAGCATTTCTCTCTCATGCGAAGGTTCTGATAAATCCTGTAGTGTTTTACATGCTAAAAATTTCTCCTTTAGTACAATAGTATCATGGAGGTATCTAGCGATAAAAACCTGTAACAAAAAGTTAGAAAATGggcttagtaataaaaaaagttatttataagaaatgtttgatatttttctgGAACggcaatgaaaacaaaatttgttttggtaTAGTCTCCTTTTAACTTTATACTTATTATAGTGATATTTGTGCTTTATAGCATATTtgatataatcagaaaaatatgaGGTTTTGTAACCTccaaaatacgagtatatttcagaaattatttaattgtttgatcAAAATCTTTTTCCAGGAAGCTATGTTTCCTTGTTAGATAAAGGAagagtgacaattttttttttctaatttttgagaATGTAGAAGCCATTTGtggtgtaattaatataattttgcttGTTCTAAATGGCATCAGTCTTTCACACATTTATTCAATGATGTCTGATTTTATTGATCTGTGTGgttatgtatttaattgtaaAGTCTTGTTGGGCttcttaaaacaaatatctaATTACTGcacattctttattattatttctgatatttttaataaaaattgtttacttcaaaaagCTGGGATAAATAAACTAATGATGAATGTCAATgcggtggagtggtagcatcttagcCTTTCTTCTGGAGGTGCCAGGTTCAAGTTCTAGTCAgttatagcatttttcatatggtaTAAAATTCCATTCTTCATATCCAATGCACAGCTTCAAGCTTTATGgcgatatcaagaaaaaaaattcttgatttagtaataataaaaaattataataattaataattttattattaatttataataacttttttatattagttaactaatgtaagaaaattattacattagtaGTTATTCATTAGTGTTCATCAAATACTACTTGTACTAGTTAAAagttataatgaaacataaataatcgCTGTAATCAaagattttatgataaaagtCTGTAAGAATGACATTAATGTGAAATATCTTTATCGCGGCCATTAGTGAAAAgcgtattatatttaatatttaggcAGAAGATTTTAACATCGGctcacaaattttaaaagtaattttctcatCGGATCTTAAACGGTAACCTGTAAAATGTAaacagatataatattttaatccttagtaaaacaaatatatagcgcaagttatttctttattttcatttttttcatcgaCTACTGCAGttgttttctaaatattgaaCATTATAAAAACTCTACAAATCCAAAAGGAAACCAGATCCAGTAAATTTTAAGTACAGTGGTTTACAAGAATCGATTAATTAACTGTAACTATtctaaataaatcttgttttcaGAATTGCAATTTCTAAAAGTTTCTTCTGCTTATGGTTGTAAGAAGTTGTATTTTATGTACacttataattactataataatatggttgtttattaagaaattacTAACCTGACTTCCGCTATCAAAATATTGAAGCCATTCTGATTCTATGTGCCTTGTAATTGGTATTGAGGTACATAATGTAATGCATAACCAGATAAATAAGtactgaaaatattgaaatattattattattaaaatattatgaaatataataattattctctaatgaattgctttaataattaaaagttctttttcggcatatttatattaactggtttcttaatttttgacttttactGATAAACACAGAGAAAATCTTGCATTGTTTTTCtgcatttcttttttaagaattcaCATCAGTTTTCAATGATTTCCACTCCcatcatttaaaactatttatttccaaattttagtGATGACAAATGAGGTGACAGCATTTGTTCTATTAAGTTGCGCTAAAGAGAGAATGTTATAAAGAGTGATACTTGCATTACACAGCACCGCTTATATACTGCAGAATaccaaaattattgcaataaataacattttatcatgTGGTACCTATATAGGGTATAATCTCAATCGTCTGGATCAGGTACGGTCTAgagaaattaaattctaaataatctaGTAATACATGTAGCTTATTGGAATCACAGTAAATGTtactagaaatttttttgaatatatgtattaatataaaatgaagttttagttgaaataaaatcagtttttaagaaaatcttccGATAGGTAGAAAGGAGTGAGGTCTGGGTGCTACTGTGGCTTCAGCACccttattcttatatataaaatacacgcATGTAATCGGTAGGTATGCGATAATCGATGCGCTTAAATGttctaatttcaacaaaaaaaaattagtttttctgtgTGTATTTAGCATTACTTTaacagcttaaaattaaaaaagttgaactGAAATTATGAAGAATAGGTGTTctgaaatttaatgaagaaaaatgatgtattaaaaataaactgataccGAATTATTATGAACTATTAGAATGCCTGGATTAACGAATTTACATACTTAGGGTTATATTATACATGCTGTTgacatgttaatttttattcagctgaactgatagtaaaaaaataagaaacatgtatgaaaaatagaaattttttttaaaaacatgcttttctatATCTAAATATcgtagtgaaaattaaaaaataatattttcaaaagtaaaggaCTACTTAAAGTTAGGTTTCGCATACAAAATAATTCGTTTCGAGAAAAAAATGATCCAAAcaatggattacccagtaaacataaatagaagaatattttttaacaaaataatacatataaagttGTCTGTTTTCACAAGACAATGAAAAGCCCAGGGCAtgctttcatattcaatatctgtagaaattctttaaatacaacaaaggttttgatgcaaaatgaaaattatagtttCAATAATGTACAATATTTAGTAAATCTCTTTGGATGAACAAAAGTTGAGGTGGAAAATAGAAATGAGGTCATGCCTTGggcttttcattgtggtcttgtgAAAAGagacaattttatacatattattttgttaaaaacaaaataattttctatttatgtttactgggtaatccattgtttttttccttcaattgaattgaattattttgtatgctaaacttaatttttcagtagtcctttgctttctaaaatattagtttttactttttagtacaatGTTTGTgtagaaaagtgtttttttaaatttattttttttcttagtcacagtaaatttctattatatacttaaatatcaaCTAATTAATCACATTGCACTAAAAAttgtactgtaaaattttatttaattacaatgttCATAGTATAATTCAGTATAACTGTTATACTAAGCAGTATTGAATACAATATACtcaatatatattgaatataagcCGATACCCGGAAACGAAAGTGAGTTATAGaaaactaagtaataataaacaaatatatttttaatacagtttattaattttgttacatagtatattgttccttttttatatattttttccaattttagcCAGCTGAGGATCACGtgaatcaacatttttttcttctgggTGTTTAGTGGGCATTCTCTTTCTGGGTCTTCCAACAGTTCGTCATTCTTTCACTTTGTTTGGCTCTCTCTTTCATCAAATGTTGGTTACTTTTTACTCCTGTGTTGAAATCCTTTGAAAGCTCATACCTTTTTTTCTGAATGTTATTTCTTATACTAAattagatattttcatttcttttagatcTTTTTGAACCACTGAGGTCCATTGATTTCcgttatttttgttgtaaatatggctaaagattttttttgctaTCATTCATTCTCAGTTAGGAGAAGAATTTGgctcttctttttataataaaatctgacGTATTCTCAGTTTCATTGTATTCATAAAGgtctttattacttttactttacgTACATATACCGtttatatttacctttattttttgaaaaaaaaatctgatgtggacaccacacgacttcattgtacgtctattaaattacatatactcattattttaaaatgaaaagtacatagaattttttttcattaataacagatatatatatatctttttgttattgaatatgtatttattgtaggagtattttacaatcagaggttaataattattaataaatcaatatatttaaattaaaaaaaaaagttaaaaaataggaggtgaagtcagatttgaactgatgtgccttccccttgtaagatccaaatatttcatttggctataactctggaacaaatgaaaataagtaccacttatgatatattgttgaaaagctctcaattaggtcttattactgcagttaagaaaaagcccaaaatctaatttttttgggggggaggttTTTtgggatacttttggttcagccgattgtaataaaaagggaaggtgcacaagtagatgttacagtagttttaaagtcaaaatttcaacatcatacggctaatcgtttttgagttatgcgagatacgtacatacagacgtcacgctgaaagtaatgcaaatggatatttccgttgtaatctgaaaaccgaaatattttgcgatcgcaatacttgctttacttcgtagaaggaagtaaaaacaaaacaatatttgatatCGGTTATAGATTTTCCGAGATTTACAACCGCTaaggtaatacatttttgaatttcgtCCGTCATCCGGTTTTGGTAGTAGTCAATTCTCATGTTTTGTACgacgataaaaaatttaatttactcttgCATTAAGACGAATAACCAaaataagagtattaaaaaaaaatactggttttatatgttttaacatttataaaaaaatttactgaaatgaagcgattttaaaataaatctatacattctgcaaaaattaaagacaatACTATATCGCGAACTAAAATACGACGATACCCTGCCCTTCGACGATAAgatctattaaataatattgctaAAAGGTTAACTTAAAATTAACTGTACGATCTCATTTTCTGTTGGATACTGACAAATTTTACctagattaattaatttcttaagctaacgaaaattaaacattttttggggGGATTATTTTAGCACATCGTGACATTTAGAGAGATAAAGTCTAGAAAAATGTAAGAATCTCATTTCTCAAGAAGTTGTTTACATATAAAGAATTTACGTAAGGATCTTTTACTCTTTAGTGTTATACATATGCTGTATATGTGCAAACGTGCGttcttgtgtgtatgtgtgaggttgcttgtaaataaacataataaagaataatactcttcatttatatttcatatccTAAAagggtaattttataatttatataattatgtagtatACTATAACGCTATACACCACTCTTGCTGATACTACAGCAGCTGTCTGGCAACTTTTTGTCAACCTGTGGGCTCCCGTTATCATAAAATCATTGACAAATCAAAGAGATAATATCTGTAAATAGCAAGTTCTTTTAATCTTGACCTCCTCTCCGTGGCAAACTTAAGCGAGTAAAGTTACGCATCGCTCATCTGTAGATTTTTGTGATTCATGAAAcgaaaaaaggtgaaaaaaaatcttttttgagcGATAAACTTGTAAAATGCAATCCTccacttaataaattaaactagagAGAAACATAGgaactaaaataattgtttttacttttacagagtaaatcacaaattaaaacagtaatacatTAACTTCAtagtattttgaatatattattatataaataaattaatctaaataaatataaaatatatatatatatatatatatatatatgtttatatatgtaactgcgtttaacattaaaattttgcttttactgatttttaaatatgttaccgCGTTAATCACATATAGAATAAACAAACATCGCTCGCTAAAAAAATCCGTTACTCGCCTACATAAAATAGGGATACGCATAAAAGTGTTCTACCTATATTATATACAGGAACCGATTCAAACTAGATTCAGTATGAATAATTGATAATTCagtatgataataaaattcaggCTTTATGCGAAATTAGCCGATGACAACGcacatttattcttatttaccgcatttattcttataattgttttttttcatggctttattacattattttctcagaattatactcgctacaagttttaataaaatttacgcatttattattcatttaacaagttatagctaaaaaaatgtgtttttaggtaacaaatgtttctgttttacgtcggatgttatgaaaactacaggagatacagttaaggacctgttttattcgaattttcaggtcaaaaaaaataaaaaaccatcaagtttaccctttaTATAACACCTTAAACATTTCATATTATCTCATTTCACTGGAGGAACTGCGTTTCTAGGCCAAGTTTTTCGCTAGTTGTaacgataacaaagcgttttcgggcgtatgtttgtatgaattttttttatttcaagcttTAGTATCATTCCAAAATtacttccctttcctcctgaGTCATCCTGTgtttgcgcgtgtgtgtgttaCCCGGCGTTGTCAGGGCTTTGCGTAGAATACAATAAGGaggcttaatttaaatattttctattttttgtgtgtatatacaAAAGAAGAAGCTAGTAAATGGTGGCATACcgacaacagttttatttatctcaAAGCTTGACGGTATACTACATTTTTCGTTTGTGTGGTACAAAAGAATCGTAGTGTAATGTTCATAGaccttaaaaaatttgtttgtactctggactacaaacaaattttttaattatgtggcGTGGAAACTCttgagaaattataattttcatgtatatgcgggaacattttacttacataagttgGTCGAGTGAAAGTTTCCaagtcaaaatttgttaaaattcattttcaaacatAAAGCTTTTAATTGCCCTGCTattcgaaaattatttttcaaatcatcGATTTCCATAGTTACGAGATTTAATTGCAaagtttgatatttattaatggcTACATTGACCGAAtgcaatctacatttcattttgaaaaggtttctttgaaaatgaaatgtagattaaaaCTTTCCGCTTATTTGGAACTATTAATGTGAAAATTTTCTTCCCGGTAGAATAAAACTATAGATCTGTTTAAAAGacaaacattcttctttatttaaatatatagtgtaacaagaccagtataacggacctttttttttaacctccgggtccaccgttaggtattgcttcaggtaacgggtccatt of the Lycorma delicatula isolate Av1 chromosome 10, ASM4794821v1, whole genome shotgun sequence genome contains:
- the LOC142330875 gene encoding uncharacterized protein LOC142330875 — protein: MSINKIQVFTAVAALFVGVAFSFPVEYSAPYHSYAAAPVAYAAPVAYHAAPVHHVEPYAHPKYHFNYGVKDTHTGDIKHQTEERDGDVVKGQYSLVEADGTTRTVDYQADDHSGFNAVVTKSGHAVHPQPAPKTYAYAAAPVHAVPAYTSHYAEAPAYPNKEGISNNELLAEVVVAMEMHTIATDMYLFIWLCITLCTSIPITRHIESEWLQYFDSGSQGPGSYVFGYDVEDASTNNVQFRHEHRNGNGTVVGSYGLLEPDGNLRIVHYVADQLGYRAQIENTKRQNEVYPHPTLYKEIINKLNSANDINSELDEKTESSFLQSAEQHLPLLGQNYVHEKHTPPIHEKNISPIQESDFKNENNPISRLYSDYNYYY